A single genomic interval of Ruminococcus sp. NK3A76 harbors:
- a CDS encoding FtsQ-type POTRA domain-containing protein: MKKKRIDRSSADAIASHGGRRLHKKRKRIKLNIPPSIVVTFGITASLVIVVIMSFTLFFNVKQAEINGCELYTYDQVLVISGVSDSTNLLRMNTDVVEKRLVSGLPYIEEAKVTKRFPDSIDIEITEAKQKANLDDDGRYIVISSQGIVLETDRKAPVAGLPTVKGFEPESDLKPGDEMKSKDNLKAKIVKTLLESIDKLEFDGISEIDLTDRTDIVLRYDDRLDIYIGSSYDMEYKLEDMKLVIDQGLIKSFRGMLRYTGAESGIMARSESAVNSRDEARKKRKDNEKAEEKETNADGEQQTGGDEQPADIAGGEDQYYEGDWGGEGGDTGALTEAPAVTTAPPETEPPPPETTTWAGW, translated from the coding sequence AGGATAGACCGCTCATCTGCTGATGCGATAGCATCACATGGCGGCAGAAGGCTTCATAAGAAGCGAAAACGAATAAAACTGAATATCCCGCCGAGCATAGTGGTCACATTCGGTATCACGGCATCGCTCGTGATAGTCGTTATAATGTCCTTTACGCTGTTTTTTAACGTAAAGCAGGCTGAGATAAACGGCTGCGAGCTTTATACCTACGACCAGGTGCTCGTGATAAGCGGTGTCAGTGACAGCACAAATCTTTTGAGAATGAATACAGATGTCGTGGAAAAGCGCCTTGTGAGCGGCCTGCCTTACATAGAGGAGGCAAAGGTGACAAAGCGCTTCCCGGATTCGATTGATATCGAGATAACCGAGGCAAAGCAAAAGGCGAACCTCGACGACGACGGGCGCTATATAGTGATATCCTCGCAGGGGATAGTGCTCGAAACTGACAGAAAGGCTCCCGTAGCAGGGCTGCCGACAGTCAAGGGTTTTGAGCCGGAGAGCGACCTTAAGCCCGGAGATGAGATGAAGTCCAAGGACAATCTCAAAGCAAAGATAGTCAAAACGCTGCTCGAATCTATCGACAAGCTGGAATTCGACGGCATAAGCGAGATAGACCTGACCGACAGAACGGATATCGTGCTCAGATATGACGACAGGCTGGATATATATATCGGGTCTTCATACGATATGGAGTATAAGCTCGAGGATATGAAGCTCGTTATAGACCAGGGATTGATAAAGTCGTTCAGGGGTATGCTCAGATACACCGGCGCTGAGAGCGGCATCATGGCAAGAAGCGAAAGCGCAGTCAACAGCCGTGATGAAGCAAGGAAAAAGCGCAAGGACAACGAAAAGGCCGAGGAGAAGGAAACTAACGCTGACGGTGAGCAGCAGACAGGCGGCGATGAACAGCCGGCAGATATCGCAGGCGGCGAAGACCAGTATTACGAAGGTGACTGGGGCGGCGAAGGCGGCGATACCGGCGCTCTGACCGAAGCACCTGCTGTGACGACTGCTCCGCCCGAGACTGAGCCTCCTCCGCCGGAGACTACGACCTGGGCAGGCTGGTAA
- the ftsZ gene encoding cell division protein FtsZ encodes MSYEYVEAPVEGARIKVIGVGGGGGNALNCIAGEGIVGNVEYIAINTDIQALKASKATEKIAIGQKLTHGLGAGAKPEVGEASAQESKEEISKVIEDADMVFITAGMGGGTGTGAAPVVAQISQELGKLTVAVVTKPFKFEGPKKMEKAEQGIANLLEHVDALIVIPNQNLLSGAQKLTMRESYSLADNVLKTDVISIAEIITRHDEINVDFADVTTIIKNAGYAHMAIGHGAGKDKVQEAVSQVISSELLETSIAGAKRLLVNITMSEDIVTDEIDELTDALTKAADENAEIIFGNGYDADAKDEIFVTVIAADFDGAAAKRAETIAKAPEAVKKASFSTNFKQTPKDVKADADARFKAGVKAADNTDYYNDIFNIFKNK; translated from the coding sequence ATGTCATACGAGTATGTTGAGGCACCTGTTGAGGGCGCAAGGATCAAGGTCATCGGTGTCGGCGGCGGCGGCGGAAACGCCCTTAACTGTATAGCCGGCGAGGGTATCGTAGGTAATGTTGAATACATAGCTATCAATACCGATATTCAGGCGCTCAAGGCTTCAAAGGCTACTGAGAAGATAGCTATAGGCCAGAAGCTCACACACGGTCTCGGCGCAGGCGCTAAGCCCGAGGTAGGCGAGGCATCCGCTCAGGAGAGCAAGGAAGAGATATCCAAGGTCATCGAGGATGCTGATATGGTATTCATCACAGCAGGCATGGGCGGCGGTACAGGTACCGGTGCGGCACCTGTTGTTGCACAGATCTCTCAGGAACTCGGAAAGCTCACAGTTGCTGTTGTTACAAAGCCCTTCAAGTTCGAGGGCCCCAAGAAGATGGAAAAGGCAGAGCAGGGTATCGCTAACCTTTTAGAGCACGTTGATGCACTTATCGTTATACCTAACCAGAATCTCCTTTCCGGCGCACAGAAGCTCACTATGAGAGAGTCTTATTCTCTTGCTGATAACGTACTTAAGACAGATGTTATCTCCATAGCTGAGATAATCACAAGACACGACGAGATCAACGTTGACTTTGCTGACGTTACTACAATAATCAAGAACGCAGGCTACGCTCACATGGCTATCGGCCACGGCGCAGGCAAGGATAAGGTGCAGGAGGCTGTATCGCAGGTAATATCCAGCGAGCTGCTTGAAACATCTATCGCAGGCGCTAAGAGACTTCTTGTAAACATCACAATGAGCGAGGATATCGTAACAGACGAGATCGACGAGCTCACAGATGCTCTTACAAAGGCTGCTGACGAGAACGCTGAGATAATCTTCGGCAACGGCTATGATGCTGACGCTAAGGACGAGATCTTCGTAACAGTTATCGCTGCTGATTTCGACGGCGCTGCTGCAAAGAGAGCTGAGACTATAGCCAAGGCTCCCGAGGCTGTAAAGAAAGCGAGCTTTTCGACAAATTTTAAGCAGACCCCCAAGGACGTGAAGGCTGATGCTGATGCACGTTTCAAGGCTGGGGTAAAGGCTGCTGACAATACAGATTACTATAACGATATATTCAACATTTTCAAGAACAAATAA
- a CDS encoding FumA C-terminus/TtdB family hydratase beta subunit yields MNEIIVIKTEELKARSAEFRAGDKLLLTGTVYTARDAAHKRFMALLDEGKELPFDINNAVIYYAGPTPAPEGRPIGSCGPTTSGRMDRFAPRLLDLGLGAMVGKGERSQEVRDAIVRNKALYLCAVGGAGALACNCIKSCEVIAFEDLGCESVKRLCVERFPLIVADDCFGGDIFSEGRAKYKR; encoded by the coding sequence ATGAACGAGATCATTGTAATAAAAACTGAGGAGCTCAAAGCAAGAAGCGCAGAATTCCGTGCAGGAGATAAGCTCTTGCTGACAGGCACCGTTTATACCGCAAGAGATGCAGCTCATAAACGCTTTATGGCGCTGCTCGATGAGGGGAAAGAGCTTCCCTTTGATATAAACAATGCGGTGATATATTACGCAGGCCCTACCCCTGCACCCGAAGGAAGACCTATAGGCTCATGCGGGCCGACGACCTCGGGAAGAATGGACAGGTTTGCACCGAGACTGCTCGATCTGGGGCTTGGTGCTATGGTCGGGAAAGGTGAACGCTCGCAGGAGGTAAGAGACGCTATCGTGAGAAACAAGGCGCTTTACCTTTGTGCAGTCGGCGGCGCTGGTGCGCTTGCCTGCAACTGCATCAAGTCGTGCGAGGTCATAGCCTTTGAAGATCTTGGCTGCGAGAGCGTAAAAAGGCTCTGTGTAGAGCGTTTTCCTCTCATAGTCGCAGATGACTGCTTCGGCGGAGATATCTTCTCCGAGGGCAGGGCAAAGTATAAAAGATAA
- the proS gene encoding proline--tRNA ligase, which produces MAKKGNKMVNDITAMDEDFAKWYTDICKKAELVEYTSVKGCMVIRPYGYAIWENIQHILDTMFKETGHENVCMPMFIPESLLQKEKDHVEGFAPEVAWVTHGGNEKLEDRLCVRPTSETLFCEHYANIVHSYRDLPKLYNQWVSVVRWEKTTRPFLRSREFLWQEGHTIHETAQEAIDETERMLDLYEKFCQESLAMPVVKGRKTDSDKFAGAEATYAIEAMMHDGKALQAGTSHYFGDGFARAFDIQFTGKDNKLAYPHQTSWGVTTRLIGAIIMTHGDDNGLVLPPAVAPVQAVVIPIQQFKEGVLDKANEIADKLKALGIRVKVDDSDNSPGWKFAEYEMRGVPVRIEIGPKDIENNQCVLGIRYSGEKVTVSLDEMADKVKALLDSEITKGMFDKALENRKNRTHACKTIAEMNEALAKEDCFIHAMWCGDEACEDKVKEETGAGSRCIPFEQEKISDVCVCCGKPAKHMVLWGKAY; this is translated from the coding sequence ATGGCAAAAAAAGGAAACAAGATGGTAAATGATATTACCGCTATGGACGAAGATTTTGCAAAATGGTATACCGACATCTGCAAGAAAGCAGAGCTCGTTGAGTATACAAGCGTAAAGGGCTGCATGGTTATCCGCCCCTACGGCTATGCTATCTGGGAGAATATACAGCATATCCTTGATACTATGTTCAAGGAGACAGGGCATGAAAATGTTTGTATGCCTATGTTTATCCCCGAGAGCCTGCTCCAGAAGGAGAAGGATCATGTTGAGGGCTTTGCACCCGAGGTCGCATGGGTAACACACGGCGGCAACGAGAAGCTCGAAGACAGGCTTTGCGTTCGTCCTACATCTGAGACACTTTTCTGCGAGCACTATGCTAATATCGTTCACTCCTACAGAGACCTGCCCAAGCTCTATAACCAGTGGGTGTCTGTTGTAAGATGGGAAAAGACAACAAGACCTTTCCTGCGTTCGAGAGAGTTCTTATGGCAGGAAGGCCACACGATCCACGAGACAGCTCAGGAAGCAATAGATGAGACAGAGAGAATGCTCGATCTTTACGAGAAGTTCTGTCAGGAAAGTCTTGCTATGCCTGTGGTAAAGGGCAGAAAGACTGACTCTGACAAGTTTGCCGGTGCTGAGGCTACATACGCTATCGAAGCTATGATGCACGACGGCAAGGCTCTCCAGGCCGGCACATCGCACTATTTCGGCGACGGCTTTGCAAGGGCATTCGATATACAGTTCACAGGCAAGGACAACAAGCTCGCATACCCTCACCAGACATCGTGGGGCGTAACTACAAGACTTATCGGCGCTATCATAATGACACACGGCGACGACAACGGCCTTGTGCTGCCGCCTGCTGTAGCTCCTGTCCAGGCTGTTGTTATCCCGATACAGCAGTTCAAGGAAGGCGTGCTCGACAAGGCTAACGAGATAGCTGACAAGCTCAAAGCTCTCGGTATCAGAGTCAAGGTCGATGACAGCGACAACTCGCCCGGCTGGAAGTTTGCTGAGTACGAGATGCGTGGCGTGCCTGTAAGAATTGAGATAGGCCCCAAGGATATAGAGAATAATCAGTGCGTGCTCGGTATCCGTTACAGCGGCGAAAAGGTGACTGTTTCGCTTGATGAGATGGCTGACAAGGTCAAGGCTCTGCTCGATAGCGAGATAACCAAGGGTATGTTTGACAAGGCTCTTGAGAATCGCAAGAACAGAACTCACGCCTGCAAGACGATAGCTGAGATGAACGAGGCTCTTGCTAAGGAAGACTGCTTTATCCACGCTATGTGGTGCGGCGATGAGGCTTGTGAGGACAAGGTCAAGGAAGAGACCGGCGCCGGCTCACGCTGCATTCCCTTCGAGCAGGAGAAGATAAGCGACGTATGCGTTTGCTGCGGCAAGCCTGCAAAGCACATGGTGCTCTGGGGCAAGGCATACTGA
- a CDS encoding DUF2752 domain-containing protein, whose translation MKKRAARAAVVYAVIFGVLFLYYLFVRLTGLGIPCVFHKITGLSCPGCGNSRALISLLHLDFSGAFKYNAFIFPELLFAGYVASVVTVRYIKTGKYSVTMPHERILWVFLAVLVVWTVARNIIGI comes from the coding sequence ATGAAAAAGCGTGCAGCAAGGGCTGCTGTTGTGTATGCAGTGATATTCGGCGTGCTGTTTTTATATTATCTGTTCGTGCGCCTTACAGGGCTCGGCATACCCTGCGTGTTCCATAAGATAACCGGCCTCTCCTGCCCCGGCTGCGGCAATTCAAGGGCGCTCATATCGCTGCTGCATTTGGATTTTTCAGGCGCATTTAAGTATAACGCATTCATATTCCCGGAGCTTTTGTTTGCCGGGTATGTGGCGTCAGTCGTGACTGTCAGGTATATAAAAACCGGCAAATACAGCGTCACCATGCCGCACGAGCGCATCTTGTGGGTCTTCCTCGCAGTGCTCGTTGTGTGGACTGTCGCACGAAATATAATAGGCATATGA
- a CDS encoding DUF4234 domain-containing protein, whose protein sequence is MFTNRSVVVVIVLTIVTCGLYSLYWYWKTMNEMYNAGGKSLGNLSPAIQFVLMFLYVGGVVFAINADDNINAVKQQRGLTAADNKIIYILLAVIFPIALLALVQNEMNQLG, encoded by the coding sequence ATGTTTACTAACAGAAGCGTAGTTGTTGTTATCGTTCTTACAATCGTTACCTGCGGCCTTTACAGCCTTTACTGGTACTGGAAGACTATGAACGAGATGTACAACGCTGGTGGCAAGAGCCTCGGCAACCTTTCACCTGCAATACAGTTCGTTCTGATGTTCCTCTATGTCGGCGGCGTAGTATTTGCAATCAATGCTGATGATAACATCAACGCTGTTAAACAGCAGAGAGGTCTTACAGCTGCTGACAACAAGATCATCTACATTCTTCTTGCTGTTATATTCCCGATCGCTCTTTTAGCTCTCGTACAGAACGAGATGAACCAGCTCGGTTAA
- a CDS encoding ATP-binding protein, which yields MTDRYLKSIENDYRISIWQPFLKALEKYKLVQDKDNIAVCISGGKDSMLLALLFKMLKEKGLYDIGITYLCMDPGYTAPNRQMIEHNARLLGIPIEIFESDIFESVFTIEKSPCYLCARMRRGHLYKNAQDRGCNKIALGHHFDDVCETILMSSLMSGQTRTMMPRLRSENFEGMQLIRPLYLVNEKDIISWRDNNELKFLACACKFTEHTASQAHESDSKRLVVKRFIESLEGEIPNVKENIFKSVENINLSKLISTKK from the coding sequence ATGACAGACAGATATCTAAAAAGCATCGAGAATGACTACCGGATAAGCATCTGGCAGCCGTTTCTGAAGGCTTTGGAAAAATACAAGCTCGTGCAGGATAAGGATAATATCGCCGTGTGCATCTCAGGCGGCAAGGACTCAATGCTGCTCGCACTGCTCTTTAAGATGCTAAAGGAAAAAGGGCTATATGATATAGGCATCACATACCTGTGCATGGACCCCGGCTATACAGCGCCCAACAGGCAGATGATAGAGCATAACGCCAGACTTCTCGGGATACCTATAGAAATATTTGAGAGCGACATCTTCGAGAGCGTGTTCACGATAGAGAAAAGCCCCTGCTACCTCTGCGCCAGAATGAGGCGTGGCCACCTCTACAAGAACGCTCAGGACAGAGGGTGCAACAAAATAGCCCTCGGCCACCACTTTGACGACGTGTGCGAAACTATTCTCATGAGCAGCCTTATGAGCGGCCAGACAAGAACGATGATGCCAAGGCTGAGGTCTGAGAACTTCGAGGGTATGCAGCTTATCCGTCCGCTGTATCTTGTAAATGAAAAGGATATAATCTCATGGCGTGATAATAATGAGCTCAAATTCTTGGCCTGCGCCTGCAAGTTCACAGAGCACACAGCATCGCAGGCGCACGAGAGCGACTCAAAGCGGCTGGTTGTAAAACGCTTTATAGAGAGCCTTGAAGGCGAGATACCGAACGTGAAGGAGAATATTTTTAAAAGTGTGGAAAATATAAACCTCTCAAAGCTGATAAGCACAAAAAAGTGA
- a CDS encoding N-acetylmuramoyl-L-alanine amidase, translated as MRFRKLTAFALSLIAAAAVVSGANDFKPVTAHAAKDAVVQAADEVTENVSVDAKVTAQANGTVTLGWNAAEGAKKYCVYEMTDDGKQELLATVKDGSLSCTLKNVTGGVTHIYAVVAVIDTNKDVAYNCEWFETEVEQPLYAPEFSLTAYSQSIKISWKQSYGATSYRIYSYDPATKKYTKIHTSYATTRSYTVKNLTPATSYSYVVRAVSNASGKNKLDVKIAPVQSAVTSCITPVFSSLSNEANTVNFKWKTSGDVAGYQIWAKDNDDAQGKYKKLCNVSAKKTEKTVTTELNKNYSFKLRSYKKVNGSWVYSAWSAVKSTYTGIKTPEITSAATSGPNFSISWSASDSSINGYQIWMKASGAAKYVKLCNVSPKKLTAFISENIPAKTDIKLRMRAYQKINGVWVYSPWSKVCEITTGDVPEERTIKIVLDPGHLKGGNRAGNDYDNVWYGYSEATMSLTLAKYMKTYLEGYGFEVTLTRTTDKAYDLSLEDRGLMAKGADFFLSLHSNAAGASAQAVYSYCSVDGKSNKIGRMLSAAVASTMGVPDGGVINLYSDDGKTDYYCVLRNAAKVGVSGVMVEHSYHTNAYSREWLLKDSNLKKLAAAEAKAIAQYYGMI; from the coding sequence ATGAGATTCAGGAAACTTACGGCATTTGCCCTCTCGCTCATAGCGGCGGCAGCGGTAGTGTCAGGTGCAAACGACTTTAAGCCCGTAACGGCTCATGCCGCAAAAGATGCTGTCGTGCAGGCAGCAGACGAGGTGACTGAAAATGTTTCTGTTGATGCCAAGGTAACGGCTCAGGCAAACGGAACTGTGACCCTCGGCTGGAATGCGGCAGAGGGCGCCAAAAAATACTGTGTCTATGAGATGACCGACGACGGCAAGCAGGAGCTTTTAGCAACTGTCAAGGACGGCAGCCTGAGCTGCACCTTAAAAAACGTAACGGGCGGTGTTACTCACATATATGCGGTCGTTGCTGTTATAGATACAAACAAGGATGTCGCTTACAACTGCGAATGGTTTGAGACCGAAGTAGAGCAGCCGCTCTATGCTCCCGAGTTCTCGCTCACAGCGTATTCTCAGAGTATAAAGATAAGCTGGAAGCAGTCCTACGGCGCTACGAGCTACAGGATCTACAGCTATGACCCTGCCACAAAGAAGTACACAAAGATACATACATCTTATGCAACAACAAGATCATACACTGTCAAGAACCTTACCCCGGCAACAAGCTACAGCTACGTTGTTAGAGCTGTTAGCAACGCTTCCGGCAAGAACAAGCTCGATGTGAAGATAGCTCCCGTTCAGTCGGCAGTGACAAGCTGCATAACACCTGTCTTCTCATCGCTTTCAAACGAGGCAAACACAGTAAACTTCAAGTGGAAGACCTCCGGCGATGTTGCAGGCTATCAGATATGGGCTAAGGACAACGACGATGCACAGGGCAAGTACAAGAAGCTGTGCAACGTGTCAGCCAAGAAGACAGAAAAGACAGTAACTACAGAGCTCAACAAGAACTACAGCTTCAAGCTCAGAAGCTACAAGAAGGTAAACGGCAGCTGGGTATACTCCGCATGGTCGGCAGTAAAGAGCACATACACAGGCATTAAGACACCTGAGATAACCTCGGCTGCGACATCAGGCCCCAACTTCAGTATCTCATGGTCGGCATCTGACAGCAGCATAAACGGCTATCAGATATGGATGAAGGCAAGCGGCGCTGCAAAGTATGTAAAGCTCTGCAACGTATCGCCCAAGAAGCTCACAGCATTTATAAGCGAGAATATCCCTGCTAAAACAGACATCAAGCTCAGAATGAGAGCTTACCAGAAGATAAACGGCGTGTGGGTATACTCCCCCTGGTCTAAGGTATGCGAGATAACCACAGGCGATGTGCCCGAGGAAAGAACGATAAAGATAGTTCTTGACCCCGGCCACCTCAAGGGCGGCAACAGAGCCGGCAACGACTACGACAACGTATGGTACGGCTACAGCGAGGCTACTATGAGCCTTACACTTGCCAAGTATATGAAGACATACCTTGAAGGCTACGGCTTTGAGGTAACGCTTACAAGAACAACAGACAAGGCATACGACTTAAGCCTTGAAGACAGAGGTCTTATGGCAAAGGGCGCAGATTTCTTCCTCTCGCTCCATTCAAACGCAGCAGGCGCAAGCGCACAGGCAGTTTACTCCTATTGCAGCGTTGACGGCAAGTCAAACAAGATAGGCAGAATGCTCTCGGCAGCAGTTGCTTCTACAATGGGCGTGCCTGACGGCGGCGTTATCAACCTCTATTCTGACGACGGAAAGACAGATTACTACTGCGTTCTGAGAAACGCTGCAAAGGTAGGCGTTTCGGGCGTTATGGTAGAGCACAGCTATCATACCAACGCATACAGCAGAGAGTGGCTGCTTAAGGACAGCAACCTTAAAAAGCTCGCAGCTGCTGAGGCTAAAGCAATAGCTCAGTATTACGGAATGATCTGA
- the purB gene encoding adenylosuccinate lyase, with protein MTNSYESPFCTRYASEEMQFVFSADKKFTTWRRLWVALARAEMKLGLPVTQAQVDQLEANIENIDYEVAKEREKLVRHDVMSHVYAYGKVCPDAAGIIHLGATSCYVGDNTDIIIMRDALKIVKRKLLGVIKNLSEFAVEYKSLPCLAYTHCQPAQLTTVGKRATLWCNELLYDLERIDFELGKLKMLGSKGTTGTQASFVELFEGDSAKIKELERLIAEEMGFDGVVPVSGQTYSRKIDSFVVQTLAGIAQSASKFSNDIRLLQSFKEVEEPFEKNQIGSSAMAYKRNPMRSERITSLARYVMVDVLNPYFTAGTQWFERTLDDSANKRISIAEAFLGTDAILNIMLNVTKGLVVHEKIIERRVMAELPFMATENIMMDAVKLGGNRQELHEKIRQYSMQAGANVKDKGLDNNLCELILADPEFKINKEKMDSIMKPANFIGRSPEQVDEFIAECVRPVLDANGITEGEDVEINV; from the coding sequence ATGACAAATTCATACGAGAGCCCGTTTTGCACAAGATACGCAAGCGAGGAAATGCAGTTCGTCTTTTCCGCTGACAAGAAATTCACCACATGGAGAAGACTCTGGGTGGCACTTGCAAGAGCTGAGATGAAGTTAGGCCTCCCTGTTACACAGGCACAGGTAGACCAGCTCGAAGCAAACATAGAGAACATCGACTACGAGGTTGCAAAAGAGCGTGAAAAGCTCGTTCGCCACGATGTAATGAGCCACGTTTATGCATACGGCAAGGTCTGCCCCGATGCAGCAGGTATCATACACTTAGGCGCTACAAGCTGCTATGTCGGCGACAACACAGACATCATCATCATGCGTGATGCTTTAAAGATAGTCAAGAGAAAGCTCTTGGGCGTTATAAAGAACTTAAGCGAGTTCGCAGTTGAGTACAAGAGCCTCCCCTGCCTTGCTTACACACACTGCCAGCCTGCACAGCTGACCACTGTCGGCAAGAGAGCAACTCTCTGGTGCAACGAGCTTTTATATGACCTTGAAAGAATAGATTTCGAGCTCGGCAAACTTAAGATGCTCGGCTCAAAGGGCACAACAGGCACACAGGCTTCCTTCGTTGAGCTCTTTGAGGGCGACAGCGCCAAGATAAAGGAGCTTGAGAGACTTATCGCTGAGGAGATGGGCTTTGACGGCGTTGTTCCGGTTTCCGGCCAGACATATTCAAGAAAGATAGATTCATTCGTAGTTCAGACACTTGCCGGTATAGCACAGTCAGCTTCCAAGTTCTCGAACGATATAAGACTTCTCCAGTCCTTCAAGGAGGTAGAGGAGCCGTTTGAGAAGAACCAGATAGGCTCGTCTGCTATGGCTTACAAGCGCAACCCGATGAGGTCTGAGCGTATCACATCGCTTGCAAGATACGTCATGGTAGATGTGCTCAACCCCTACTTCACAGCAGGCACACAGTGGTTTGAGAGGACGCTTGATGACTCTGCAAACAAGAGAATATCCATAGCTGAGGCATTCTTAGGCACTGATGCTATACTCAACATCATGCTAAATGTTACAAAGGGGCTTGTCGTTCACGAGAAGATAATCGAGAGACGTGTTATGGCAGAGCTTCCCTTTATGGCAACCGAGAACATCATGATGGACGCTGTAAAGCTCGGCGGCAACAGACAGGAGCTGCACGAAAAGATAAGACAGTATTCTATGCAGGCAGGCGCAAATGTCAAGGACAAGGGTCTTGACAACAACCTCTGCGAGCTTATCCTTGCTGACCCTGAGTTCAAGATAAACAAGGAGAAAATGGACAGCATAATGAAGCCTGCAAACTTCATCGGCAGAAGCCCCGAGCAGGTCGATGAGTTCATCGCTGAGTGCGTAAGACCCGTGCTCGATGCAAACGGCATAACTGAGGGAGAGGACGTTGAGATAAACGTCTGA
- a CDS encoding class I adenylate-forming enzyme family protein, whose amino-acid sequence MPITELLERNARECPDEIALVEVNPEIKENRRVTWKEYELIETDRESHYRREITWSVFNEKANRFANLLVSRGVQKGDKVGILLMNCLEWLPIYFGALKMGALAVPLNFRYTADEIKYCLDLAEVDVLMFGPEFIGRIEEICDEVSKNRLLFYVGEGCPSFAEHYDRLAANCSSVSPDVKLTDEDYAAIYFSSGTTGFPKAILHKHQSLMHSAKVEQAHHGQGKSDVFLCIPPLYHTGAKMHWFGSLYSCSKAVLLKGAKPEFIIDTVSKEKCTIVWLLVPWAQDILDAIDRGDIDLSKYELSQWRLMHIGAQPVPPSLIARWKKVFPNHQYDTNYGLSESIGPGCVHLGVENIHKVGAIGKAGFGWEVKITDENFVTVKRGEVGELCVKGPGVMTCYYRDEKATNETLRDGWLLTGDMAQEDEDGFIYLVDRKKDVIISGGENLYPVQIEDFLRAHPAVKDVAVIGLPDKRLGEIAAAIISIKDGMECSEEEINSFCAKLPRYKRPHKIIFADVPRNPTGKIEKPKLRKIYCGESLVEQQIKS is encoded by the coding sequence ATGCCTATTACCGAGCTTCTGGAAAGAAATGCAAGGGAGTGCCCTGATGAGATAGCTCTTGTCGAGGTCAACCCCGAAATAAAGGAAAACAGAAGAGTAACATGGAAGGAATATGAGCTTATCGAGACCGACAGGGAGAGCCACTACAGACGTGAGATAACCTGGAGCGTCTTCAACGAAAAGGCTAACCGTTTTGCTAATCTCCTCGTGTCCCGTGGGGTGCAGAAAGGCGACAAGGTCGGCATACTGCTGATGAACTGCCTTGAATGGCTGCCGATATACTTCGGTGCTCTCAAAATGGGTGCGCTCGCTGTTCCGCTCAACTTCCGCTATACAGCAGACGAGATAAAATACTGCCTTGACCTTGCAGAGGTCGATGTGCTGATGTTCGGCCCCGAGTTTATCGGAAGAATAGAGGAGATATGCGACGAAGTATCCAAAAACAGGCTGCTTTTCTACGTCGGCGAGGGCTGCCCGAGCTTTGCAGAGCACTATGACAGGCTCGCTGCAAACTGCTCAAGCGTTTCCCCCGATGTCAAGCTGACTGATGAGGACTATGCGGCTATATACTTCTCGTCAGGTACTACGGGCTTCCCGAAGGCTATACTTCACAAGCATCAGAGCCTTATGCACTCGGCAAAGGTCGAGCAGGCTCACCACGGCCAGGGCAAGAGTGATGTGTTCTTATGCATCCCTCCCCTTTATCACACAGGTGCAAAGATGCACTGGTTCGGCTCGCTCTATTCCTGCTCAAAGGCAGTGCTTTTAAAGGGTGCAAAGCCTGAATTCATAATCGACACGGTCTCTAAGGAAAAATGCACTATCGTATGGCTGCTCGTTCCGTGGGCTCAGGATATACTTGATGCTATCGACAGGGGCGACATCGACCTTTCAAAATACGAGCTCTCTCAGTGGAGGCTCATGCACATAGGCGCACAGCCTGTTCCGCCTTCGCTTATCGCAAGGTGGAAGAAGGTGTTCCCGAACCACCAGTATGACACCAACTACGGCCTTTCCGAGTCGATAGGCCCCGGCTGCGTACACTTAGGCGTTGAGAACATTCACAAGGTAGGCGCTATCGGCAAGGCAGGCTTCGGCTGGGAAGTCAAGATAACAGACGAGAACTTTGTCACAGTAAAGCGCGGCGAGGTAGGCGAGCTCTGCGTAAAGGGCCCGGGAGTTATGACCTGCTATTACAGAGATGAAAAGGCTACTAACGAGACTTTAAGGGACGGCTGGCTGTTAACAGGCGACATGGCTCAGGAGGACGAGGACGGCTTTATATACCTCGTTGACCGCAAGAAGGACGTTATCATCTCCGGCGGTGAAAACCTCTACCCCGTGCAGATAGAAGACTTCCTGCGTGCTCACCCGGCTGTTAAGGACGTGGCTGTTATAGGCCTTCCCGACAAGAGACTGGGCGAGATAGCTGCCGCTATAATCTCGATAAAGGACGGCATGGAGTGCTCGGAGGAGGAGATAAATTCCTTCTGCGCAAAGCTGCCGAGATACAAGAGACCGCATAAGATAATCTTTGCTGACGTTCCGAGAAACCCCACCGGCAAGATAGAAAAGCCGAAGCTCAGAAAGATCTACTGCGGCGAGAGCTTAGTCGAGCAGCAGATAAAGAGTTAA